Below is a genomic region from Nitrospirota bacterium.
CAGGCCAAATCGATTGCACGCCGGCAAGCCATTCCTGCTCGCTTTCTCGAACAGGTTCTTCATGGGATGAAGAAGGCCGGTCTTGTGTCGAGTCTTCGAGGTGCTCAAGGGGGCTATGTGTTGTCGAAGAAGCCGTCCGAAGTATCGGTCGTCGAGATCCTCGAGGCGCTCGATGGCCCGCTTTCAACTCCGAGCGGCGGTGCTGGGCGCACTCAGGTGAAACGACTGAGTAAGCCGGAGTTGCTGCTTGGAAAGATGTGGGAGCAGGTTCATCAGGCGGAGCGCCATGTGCTCGAAGCGATCAGCGTGGAAGAATTAGCCGGGCAGCAACGAGTGCTCGAGCAAGAGCGATCATTGATGTACCATATTTGAGGCCATGATGAGTCATACACCATTGAGTACAGTTTCGATCAAGACAGAGCCCATTTCTCCTGACATTGCCGAGGAGATCGAGACCTTTGAGGCCGAAGCGACGCGCCTGGCTTCCGGCGATGTGTCGAGCGATCTGTTCAGGCCGTTTCGGCTCCAATACGGTATTTACGGGCAGCGGCAAGCCGGTGTCCAGATGGTTCGCATCAAGATTCCGTTCGGTGGCATGACGGCCAATCAGCTTCGCCGTGTTGCAGAATTGACCGAGCACTATGCCACCGGGGTCGGGCATGTCACGACGCGTCAGGATATCCAGTTGCATTTCGTCGAACTCAAGGATGTGCCAACGATCATGCGTGGGTTGGCAGAAGTCGGGCTAACGACGAGAGAGGCCTGCGCCAATACCGTTCGTAACGTGACGGCCTGTCACCTGGCCGGGGTGTGCCAGGGGGAAGTATTCGATGTTACGCCCTATGCGAAGACCGTGGCGCTGCACCTGTTGCGGAACCCGCTCAACCAGAGCCTTCCCCGAAAGTTTAAGATCGCGTTTTCCGGTTGCAAACAGGACTGCGCCCTCACGCCGATTCACGATGTCGGTCTGCTCGCGGCGAAACGTGCCGATGGAGTCATCGGCTTTCGCATGGTGGCAGGCGGCGGACTCGGTTCGGCCCCTCGCCTGGCCCAGGTTCTCCGGGAGTTCACCCCGATGGATGAACTCATTCCAAGTGTCGAAGCGGTGATTCGAGTGTTCGACACCCTGGGCAATCGAAAAAATCGGACGAAGGCCCGGATGAAGTTCGTGATCGAAAAGCTGGGGTTCGAGGAGTTTAAACGTCGTTGGGAAGAGGCCTATGTATCGCTGGGGCATGCCCGTCCGACCCACGAGCCCATCAAATTACTGTCGTATCCGGATGAACCGGTTCCTCTCATCATGCCGACGTCGAGTAGGCCGAAGCAGGCAGTGGTGCAGACTAATGGCCATGCCGATGGCGTATCGGCGGAGACGCCGTTCGAGATGTGGCGACGGACCAATGTGGTGCGACAGAAGCAAGAAGGTTACGTCGCCGCCGTGACTAAACTTTTCATGGGCGATCTCACGACAGAGCAGATGCTGCTCATCGCCGATCTTGCCGATCGCTACTCCAATGGCAACATTCGGACGACGATCAATCAGAACATGATCATCCGCTGGATACCAGAGTCGCGTATCGCCGACCTCTATGCCGATTTGGCCTCACAGGGTTTGGCCGATCCCGGCGCCGAATTGGTTGAAGATATTATCGCCTGCCCCGGTACCGACACATGTGGCTTGGGGATCACGTCTTCCAAGGGGCTCGCGCGGGCCCTGGCCGAGGTATTTCCAGCCGGGCGGGTTCCCGAAGACTTACATGACGTCACGGTCAAGATCAGCGGCTGCCACAACTCCTGCGCGCAACACCATATCGCCACGATCGGTTTGCATGGTGTCGGAAAGCGGATTGCCGATCATGTCGCGCCTTTCTATGAATTGCATTTGGGCGGGCGGGTCGACGGGACCGCGAAGATCGGACAGATGGTGGTGAAGTTGCCGGCGAAGAGCGTGTCGGCGGCGATCACACATTTGATTCGTGTCTACCGGCGAGATCGTCTTTCAGGTGAAGGGTTGCCGGCCTTTATCGATCGCGTTGGCAAGGTCAAACTCAAGGACGAGTTGATTCCCTATACCATCGTTCCATCCTTTCAAGAGGACCCCACGTTTTACTATGACTGGGAAGGTGAGGCGGAGTTCGTTCTGGAAGATCTCGGACCTGGCGAATGCGCCGGGGGCGCGCTTGAAATGATCGAGAACGGCATTCTCGAAGCCGATCAAGAGCTCTATCAGGCGAAGCTGCTTGTCGATAACCATCAATATTCCGTGTCGGTGAACAAGTCCTATCGAGCCGTGTTGTCCGCTGCGAAGGCGTTGCTCGTGACGGAAGGGCTTGAGCCCTCGACGGATGCGGAAACCTTTTTCGAGTTTGATAGCCGCATTGCCCAGAAGGGCATCGTTCCGGCGATGTATCGGGACTTGAGAAAGAGTGTTGGCGATTTAGGGCCCAAGGAGACGACCGGCGAATCGGCCCGTGAGAAGATGGTGTTTGCGAAGGGCTTCGTCGATGCCTGCCGTTCCGCCACGGAGCAGATGGGCAAAGATCTCAAGTTGGCTGCGGTGGGCCAGGCAACGGCCAAGACTAGTGCGACACTTGAGGTGAAGCCGGCGGTGTCTTCTGTTGCCACGCCTGCTACGTCCGGTGCGCCGGTGTACGATCTGCGGGGGGTGGCCTGCCCGCTGAACTATGTGAAGACGAAGTTGAAACTTGAGATGATGGATGCGGGTGAGCAATTGGAAGTCTGGCTCGATGCGGGCGAGCCGATCAAAAACGTGCCCCTGAGTTTAAAAAACGATGGGCATAAGCTGTTGTTGCAGGAACCACTCGAAGCCGAGGCGGCTCATTTTCGGATTCTGGTCGAAAAAGTAGAGTGAGAAGGGAGGCACCAGGGTTGGTCTGTGCTCCCAGAACGCGCACGATGTGAATGTGCTCGTTCGATGGGCGCAGTGGACCAATCCTGATGCCTCTCCTGATGAAAGTGTGGAGAGGGAGAGGGGTTAGCGTGGAGAATAGAGAGCATTCAACTTCTGCCGAGGAGCTTGCGGCCTGGAGTGAGTCGTTCGAGGCGAAGCAGCCACAAGAGCTGTTGACCGCAGTGATTGAGCGGTTTGCGCCGAAGATCGTGCTGGCCTGCAGTTTTGGGGCGGAGGATGTGGTGCTCTTGGACATGGTCCACCGCATCAATCCCTCCGTGCCGCTCTTCTATCTCGATACGGAGTTCCTGTTTCCTGAGACCTACACGACGCGCGATCGTGTGATCGAGCAGTATGGGCTACAGCCGCAACAGGTCATTCAGGTACAGTCGCTGCTGACGTCGGAGCAGCAGGCGGCTCAGCATGGCGAGGCTCTGTGGACGCGCCATCCCGATCAATGTTGCGAGTTGCGCAAAGTGGAGCCGCTGACCCGCGTGCTCAAGGGATTCGACGCCTGGATCACCGGCATCAGGCGGGACCAGTCTCCCACGAGAGCCCAGGCGAAACTGATCGAGTGGGATCAGAAGTTTCAGTTGGTCAAAGTGAATCCCCTCGCGAAGTGGGCGTGGGAGGATGTCTGGACCTACATTCGTGTCTACGAGGTTCCCTACAACGAACTGCATGACCGCAACTATCCCAGTATCGGCTGCACCCATTGTACGAGCCCAGTGATGCCCGGCGAAGACCCCCGCGCGGGACGATGGAAAAATTTTACCAAGACGGAGTGCGGGTTACACAAGGCCCCGTAATATCGATGCAGGAATTTATTGCAAAAATTGCCAAGGGGCCAAGGGCTGCCAAGGATCTGACCTGGGACGAAGCGAAGCGGGCGATGAAGGCCCTCATTGAAGGAGAGGCCACGCCGGCACAGATCGGGGCCTTTCTCATTGCCATGAGAATCAAGATGGAGTCTGTCACCGAGCTGGCTTCGATGACCGCGACCGCACGTTCGTATGTTGCGCCTGTGCCGATCCCCCGAGAGCTTGGTGTCGTGGATCTGCCGAGTTATGCAGGGAAGCAGGAGACCTTTCATGCCCTTGCGGCTGCCGCCATCGTGGCAGCATCGGCAGGAGCGTCGGTGTTGATGCATGGGTATGACGGGATTCCCGGTCGCGCGGGGAATGCCGGGGTGCTCAAGGCCCTGGGCTTGCCGATCGACATGGAGCCGAAAGTCGCGGCAGAGGCGGTGAGGAAGCATGGGTTCGCCTACCTCGACATCGCCTTGTACCATCCCCCGGTCTATCGCTTTTTGGAGATGCGACAGGAGTTGGGCGCGCGGAACGTCTTTCATCCGATTGCGAGACTCTTGAACCCGGCTCGCGCCGCGTCACAGGTCGTCGGTCTGTCTCATCCGCCTCACTTTGAAAAGACCGCTGAAGTGTTGCGGATGTTGGCCTGCCCTCGGGCGCTGGTGGTCAGCGGCGTGGAAGGCGATCCGGAGTTGTCGATTAGCGCACTCACCAGGGTGCTGGAATTGCGGGATGAGCGGATTACTCCTCTTTCGTTCGCGTCAAAAGATGCCGGATTGCCGCTGGGTACGCCGCGCGACATGGCCGGCTTTCCGTCGGACCAGCGAGACAAGGAAGCCGACCTGCTTCGGCGGATTCTCCATAATCAGGTACAGGGCGGATCGCACAACTGGGTCTTGATGAATGCGGCGTTGATTCTGTACGCCGCAGGCAAAGGGGCCACGTGGGTGGCCTGCATTCCGCTGGCGCGTCGAGCGCTCGAAGAAGGGGCTGCGGCACGCAAATTAGAAGAGCTGACACAGGAGCCGGTGGGCACAGGCGTACCAGGACGAACCCATTGACACAGGAGAGGATCGAGTCCGTGCAACATCTTCGTCATTTAGAAGACCAGAGCGTCTACATTCTGAGAGAAGCCTACAAACATTTCGGCAACTTGGCCATGTTGTGGTCGATGGGGAAGGATTCGACCGTCCTGCTGTGGCTGGCCAGAAAAGCCTTTTTCGGCCATGTCCCGCTTCCGCTTCTCCATGTCGACACGAGCTACAAAATTCCAGCCATGATCGAATATCGGGATCGAGTGGCCC
It encodes:
- a CDS encoding phosphoadenylyl-sulfate reductase: MENREHSTSAEELAAWSESFEAKQPQELLTAVIERFAPKIVLACSFGAEDVVLLDMVHRINPSVPLFYLDTEFLFPETYTTRDRVIEQYGLQPQQVIQVQSLLTSEQQAAQHGEALWTRHPDQCCELRKVEPLTRVLKGFDAWITGIRRDQSPTRAQAKLIEWDQKFQLVKVNPLAKWAWEDVWTYIRVYEVPYNELHDRNYPSIGCTHCTSPVMPGEDPRAGRWKNFTKTECGLHKAP
- a CDS encoding Rrf2 family transcriptional regulator, producing the protein MKVSLRATYGIMAAVDLAMHLGTAPVQAKSIARRQAIPARFLEQVLHGMKKAGLVSSLRGAQGGYVLSKKPSEVSVVEILEALDGPLSTPSGGAGRTQVKRLSKPELLLGKMWEQVHQAERHVLEAISVEELAGQQRVLEQERSLMYHI
- a CDS encoding sulfurtransferase TusA family protein, coding for MMSHTPLSTVSIKTEPISPDIAEEIETFEAEATRLASGDVSSDLFRPFRLQYGIYGQRQAGVQMVRIKIPFGGMTANQLRRVAELTEHYATGVGHVTTRQDIQLHFVELKDVPTIMRGLAEVGLTTREACANTVRNVTACHLAGVCQGEVFDVTPYAKTVALHLLRNPLNQSLPRKFKIAFSGCKQDCALTPIHDVGLLAAKRADGVIGFRMVAGGGLGSAPRLAQVLREFTPMDELIPSVEAVIRVFDTLGNRKNRTKARMKFVIEKLGFEEFKRRWEEAYVSLGHARPTHEPIKLLSYPDEPVPLIMPTSSRPKQAVVQTNGHADGVSAETPFEMWRRTNVVRQKQEGYVAAVTKLFMGDLTTEQMLLIADLADRYSNGNIRTTINQNMIIRWIPESRIADLYADLASQGLADPGAELVEDIIACPGTDTCGLGITSSKGLARALAEVFPAGRVPEDLHDVTVKISGCHNSCAQHHIATIGLHGVGKRIADHVAPFYELHLGGRVDGTAKIGQMVVKLPAKSVSAAITHLIRVYRRDRLSGEGLPAFIDRVGKVKLKDELIPYTIVPSFQEDPTFYYDWEGEAEFVLEDLGPGECAGGALEMIENGILEADQELYQAKLLVDNHQYSVSVNKSYRAVLSAAKALLVTEGLEPSTDAETFFEFDSRIAQKGIVPAMYRDLRKSVGDLGPKETTGESAREKMVFAKGFVDACRSATEQMGKDLKLAAVGQATAKTSATLEVKPAVSSVATPATSGAPVYDLRGVACPLNYVKTKLKLEMMDAGEQLEVWLDAGEPIKNVPLSLKNDGHKLLLQEPLEAEAAHFRILVEKVE
- the trpD gene encoding anthranilate phosphoribosyltransferase, coding for MQEFIAKIAKGPRAAKDLTWDEAKRAMKALIEGEATPAQIGAFLIAMRIKMESVTELASMTATARSYVAPVPIPRELGVVDLPSYAGKQETFHALAAAAIVAASAGASVLMHGYDGIPGRAGNAGVLKALGLPIDMEPKVAAEAVRKHGFAYLDIALYHPPVYRFLEMRQELGARNVFHPIARLLNPARAASQVVGLSHPPHFEKTAEVLRMLACPRALVVSGVEGDPELSISALTRVLELRDERITPLSFASKDAGLPLGTPRDMAGFPSDQRDKEADLLRRILHNQVQGGSHNWVLMNAALILYAAGKGATWVACIPLARRALEEGAAARKLEELTQEPVGTGVPGRTH